Part of the Brachyhypopomus gauderio isolate BG-103 unplaced genomic scaffold, BGAUD_0.2 sc533, whole genome shotgun sequence genome is shown below.
tagaATTTGTGTTTAATCTCGGTGTTATACTTAGGATATGaatcttttcattttcttcagACCAGTGCCACTGCAGCAGATGTTGAGAGGACTCTAACACTCCCTGCAAGTCCTCGTCTGATACTTCTTGGTATGTATATCTGTGTATGACTTTTGCATATTACTTTTATTCAGCAAAGCAATGTTATCAATACTTTAGTCAAATTAAGTAATTGgagaaaaattatatttttaatgcAAAATACTTCGTCAAGTAACTTTTGCACAGTCAGACTCACTCAGAGTCACAATCTCTCACTTAACTTACTCTCacttgcactcacacacactcattctcactCATATTCAGTCTCACGCATACTCATCCACTTAACTAACTCTcaccttcactcactcactctcacacactcacttaccCTAACTGACTTTTAAACTCCAACCTAAAAAATTCACAATGAAGCCAGACTAGTCAAGTAGAGCATGGCATGCCCTTTTCCAATGAGCCCTGGATTGCATTAACCTTCAGCAAACCGGAGGTATGACCCTGAAAACACCACGCTTCTCAAGACTTTCTTTTTTGTTAGTGTCATATTCTCATGACCAGTAGCAGTAAAATCAACTAGTTGACTATTTTGTGTAACCCCTAactcacactccaacacacacacacacatactcactgttTAGCAGGCTAAATCCACAAGGAGTGCTGATGCTTTGCTTTGCTTTAATAACATGTGTCATTGTTAgttaaaacaatgttttttttatgcaaGGAACAGACCAGGTCATTCAAGGCTGGATGATTAGTCTTGAGGGTCATGTCATTTGTGAGGGCATCCTACCTGCATTCTTGACTGGGCTTGCAACTTTGTTTGCAATGTACTACGTGTTCAACTTGCAGTACCAGGAGGAGGCATCTTGTACTTTGGAGTTCATTCAGAGGTAAGACATTTTGTGTCTTATATCTGTATTTGTGCGTGCTTCATTTCCCAAATCACTCTGAAAGTCACCAaccaattattatttttatactgTTGTCTCTCCAGGCGCTTTGTTGGGATAAATCCAGAGAGGGGTTCAAAGACTAGCCGGGGCAAGGTGGTCTCAAAGAGGACCGGTAGACTTGTGAACAAGAAATCTTTCACAGTAAATCCTCGTGTCTCCACACTCCTAAAGAATCTCATGGACTTTCAGTGGGACTTCATTTAGGCAAGCAATTTTTCACACTCGCACTAATGCATTCACTAGTAGTGTGTGCAGATAGAGGAAATTTTACCAGTTTTGGgctgtttaatttaattttgttttgtttttaaatttattttattattagcacatttaattttttaaagGAACATTTTAGTTTAATTTTACTGGCCTCTCCCAGAAAAATAAGTCCTTtaatcattgttttttttttttttttgagtttgaAAATGAGACGGGATCGATTGCCAGATTATTCAGACAATTCACTGAATTGAG
Proteins encoded:
- the LOC143506831 gene encoding uncharacterized protein LOC143506831 isoform X5, which gives rise to MDMKSQAHPPHHCLQKQTAEAQIPDHYTLQRHGLKDFKSHGRKCRQKYKQQFPLMLTEINVLRALEISMAECGGPITEYFKSKSKDANVKAVLSKTEDVEEPIRVVQLLMTHFQENTSGLIFHADTSATAADVERTLTLPASPRLILLGTDQVIQGWMISLEGHVICEGILPAFLTGLATLFAMYYVFNLQYQEEASCTLEFIQRRFVGINPERGSKTSRGKVVSKRTGRLVNKKSFTVNPRVSTLLKNLMDFQWDFI